From the genome of Thermodesulfobacteriota bacterium:
AGGCTTTGCCAGGTCCTATCCATCAAGGTTTTTACTCTGCCGATATACACTCCCTCGGTGGTGTAAGCCTCGAGCCCTATTAGTTGAAACCAGTAATATTCATTTTCTTCGGGCTCTAGGAGGTCAGAAGTATCAACCATAACCAGACATCCTGTAAACTCTTGAGCTAGGTCTAACGTTGTTACCCCATAGAGTTCTACCACTGCAGAATCTTTCTCAAAAACCTTGCCCAAGATTTTGTACTCGTCAGGCTCTTCACCCTGTTTTTTTTGTATAAAAACCCTCTCCAGCCCGTACAGATTATAAAGCTCACGGCTAAAAGGAAGTATCTTTATTCCTCCTCTAAACCGGTGTACTTTCACTACCTTTCCAAATGGGATAAGTCCCATTTTTAATTTGAGGGGTATGGAGCTCTTTATTCCAGAATTTCTAGGACAGCCCGTCTCCGCGCCTTAGCGGCTGCAGCACCAAGTATGGTTCTAATAGCTTTGGCTGTTTTCCCCTGTTTTCCGATTATCTTACCTAGGTCTTCAGGAGCAACCTTGAGTTCCAGCACTGCAGTCTGTTCGCCGGTAACTTCTC
Proteins encoded in this window:
- a CDS encoding KH domain-containing protein gives rise to the protein MEKLKELVAYIAKSLVDNPDKVEVREVTGEQTAVLELKVAPEDLGKIIGKQGKTAKAIRTILGAAAAKARRRAVLEILE
- the rimM gene encoding ribosome maturation factor RimM (Essential for efficient processing of 16S rRNA); amino-acid sequence: MKVHRFRGGIKILPFSRELYNLYGLERVFIQKKQGEEPDEYKILGKVFEKDSAVVELYGVTTLDLAQEFTGCLVMVDTSDLLEPEENEYYWFQLIGLEAYTTEGVYIGRVKTLMDRTWQSLLVVEDKKKEFLVPMVDSIIKEISLKDSRITILPIKGLID